From Hippoglossus stenolepis isolate QCI-W04-F060 chromosome 4, HSTE1.2, whole genome shotgun sequence, a single genomic window includes:
- the sh3bgr gene encoding SH3 domain-binding glutamic acid-rich protein isoform X15 translates to MVIKVFLASSSGSTAIKKKQQDVVGFLEALRVEYDPLDIACNEENRMWMRQNVPEEKKPANGIPLPPQIFNEESYCGDYDTFFDAKEDNSVFAFLGLPPPPGSKEAAQADKAHIVTNGNHVEEMNGDLEDTIEVPLEERNGDAHVEEEGEVAEGENADDEAMEEETEGDEAPADEEEAVEETDEQAHAEEEEQDEADDDREEEELRQLEEEEEAEVQEEEEGDLEETQEEEAE, encoded by the exons ATGGTGATCAAAGTTTTCCTCGCCTCTTCATCGGGATCCACCGCG ATCAAAAAGAAGCAGCAAGATGTTGTCGGCTTCCTGGAGGCTCTTAGAGTGGAGTATGATCCACTGGACATCGCCTGCAACGAGGAGAACCGCATGTGGATGAGGCAGAACGTcccagaggagaagaagccagcCAACGGGATCCCCCTGCCTCCTCAGATCTTCAATGAAGAGAGCTACTGTGGG GACTACGACACCTTCTTCGATGCCAAGGAGGACAACTCTGTGTTCGCCTTCCTGGGGCTGCCCCCTCCCCCTGGGTCCAAG GAAGCAGCGCAGGCTGACAAGGCGCACATTGTGACGAACGGGAACCATGTTGAGGAAATGAACGGAGACCTTGAGGACACAATA GAGGTTCCACTGGAGGAGCGTAACGGAGATGCACACgttgaggaggagggggaggtagCGGAAGGAGAGAATGCAGATGATGAAGCcatggaagaggaaacagaaggcGACGAGGCCCCTGCAGAcgaggaggaggcagtggaaGAAACAGATGAG cagGCTcatgcagaggaagaagaacag GACGAAGCTGATGATGACAGG GAGGAAGAAGAACTGCGACAGCTTGAG gaagaagaagaggctgaaGTACAAGAG gaagaagaaggagactTGGAAGAAACACAG gaggaagaggcggagTAG
- the sh3bgr gene encoding SH3 domain-binding glutamic acid-rich protein isoform X23 translates to MVIKVFLASSSGSTAIKKKQQDVVGFLEALRVEYDPLDIACNEENRMWMRQNVPEEKKPANGIPLPPQIFNEESYCGDYDTFFDAKEDNSVFAFLGLPPPPGSKEAAQADKAHIVTNGNHVEEMNGDLEDTIEVPLEERNGDAHVEEEGEVAEGENADDEAMEEETEGDEAPADEEEAVEETDEQAHAEEEEQDEADDDREEEEAEVQEEEEGDLEETQEEEAE, encoded by the exons ATGGTGATCAAAGTTTTCCTCGCCTCTTCATCGGGATCCACCGCG ATCAAAAAGAAGCAGCAAGATGTTGTCGGCTTCCTGGAGGCTCTTAGAGTGGAGTATGATCCACTGGACATCGCCTGCAACGAGGAGAACCGCATGTGGATGAGGCAGAACGTcccagaggagaagaagccagcCAACGGGATCCCCCTGCCTCCTCAGATCTTCAATGAAGAGAGCTACTGTGGG GACTACGACACCTTCTTCGATGCCAAGGAGGACAACTCTGTGTTCGCCTTCCTGGGGCTGCCCCCTCCCCCTGGGTCCAAG GAAGCAGCGCAGGCTGACAAGGCGCACATTGTGACGAACGGGAACCATGTTGAGGAAATGAACGGAGACCTTGAGGACACAATA GAGGTTCCACTGGAGGAGCGTAACGGAGATGCACACgttgaggaggagggggaggtagCGGAAGGAGAGAATGCAGATGATGAAGCcatggaagaggaaacagaaggcGACGAGGCCCCTGCAGAcgaggaggaggcagtggaaGAAACAGATGAG cagGCTcatgcagaggaagaagaacag GACGAAGCTGATGATGACAGG gaagaagaagaggctgaaGTACAAGAG gaagaagaaggagactTGGAAGAAACACAG gaggaagaggcggagTAG
- the sh3bgr gene encoding SH3 domain-binding glutamic acid-rich protein isoform X30: MVIKVFLASSSGSTAIKKKQQDVVGFLEALRVEYDPLDIACNEENRMWMRQNVPEEKKPANGIPLPPQIFNEESYCGDYDTFFDAKEDNSVFAFLGLPPPPGSKEAAQADKAHIVTNGNHVEEMNGDLEDTIEVPLEERNGDAHVEEEGEVAEGENADDEAMEEETEGDEAPADEEEAVEETDEQAHAEEEEQDEADDDREEEGDLEETQEEEAE, from the exons ATGGTGATCAAAGTTTTCCTCGCCTCTTCATCGGGATCCACCGCG ATCAAAAAGAAGCAGCAAGATGTTGTCGGCTTCCTGGAGGCTCTTAGAGTGGAGTATGATCCACTGGACATCGCCTGCAACGAGGAGAACCGCATGTGGATGAGGCAGAACGTcccagaggagaagaagccagcCAACGGGATCCCCCTGCCTCCTCAGATCTTCAATGAAGAGAGCTACTGTGGG GACTACGACACCTTCTTCGATGCCAAGGAGGACAACTCTGTGTTCGCCTTCCTGGGGCTGCCCCCTCCCCCTGGGTCCAAG GAAGCAGCGCAGGCTGACAAGGCGCACATTGTGACGAACGGGAACCATGTTGAGGAAATGAACGGAGACCTTGAGGACACAATA GAGGTTCCACTGGAGGAGCGTAACGGAGATGCACACgttgaggaggagggggaggtagCGGAAGGAGAGAATGCAGATGATGAAGCcatggaagaggaaacagaaggcGACGAGGCCCCTGCAGAcgaggaggaggcagtggaaGAAACAGATGAG cagGCTcatgcagaggaagaagaacag GACGAAGCTGATGATGACAGG gaagaagaaggagactTGGAAGAAACACAG gaggaagaggcggagTAG
- the sh3bgr gene encoding SH3 domain-binding glutamic acid-rich protein isoform X20 yields MVIKVFLASSSGSTAIKKKQQDVVGFLEALRVEYDPLDIACNEENRMWMRQNVPEEKKPANGIPLPPQIFNEESYCGDYDTFFDAKEDNSVFAFLGLPPPPGSKEVPLEERNGDAHVEEEGEVAEGENADDEAMEEETEGDEAPADEEEAVEETDEVTEVTQAHAEEEEQDEADDDREEEELRQLEVDSCDVFLYQPLAFLSLFCPFSIPHPFPPPCKLFSFILRIKS; encoded by the exons ATGGTGATCAAAGTTTTCCTCGCCTCTTCATCGGGATCCACCGCG ATCAAAAAGAAGCAGCAAGATGTTGTCGGCTTCCTGGAGGCTCTTAGAGTGGAGTATGATCCACTGGACATCGCCTGCAACGAGGAGAACCGCATGTGGATGAGGCAGAACGTcccagaggagaagaagccagcCAACGGGATCCCCCTGCCTCCTCAGATCTTCAATGAAGAGAGCTACTGTGGG GACTACGACACCTTCTTCGATGCCAAGGAGGACAACTCTGTGTTCGCCTTCCTGGGGCTGCCCCCTCCCCCTGGGTCCAAG GAGGTTCCACTGGAGGAGCGTAACGGAGATGCACACgttgaggaggagggggaggtagCGGAAGGAGAGAATGCAGATGATGAAGCcatggaagaggaaacagaaggcGACGAGGCCCCTGCAGAcgaggaggaggcagtggaaGAAACAGATGAGGTTACAGAAGTCACA cagGCTcatgcagaggaagaagaacag GACGAAGCTGATGATGACAGG GAGGAAGAAGAACTGCGACAGCTTGAGGTAGATTcctgtgatgtgtttttgtacCAGCCTCTAGCCttcctcagtttgttttgtcctttttcaatCCCCCATCCCTTCCCACCTCCCTGTAAGCTATTCAGCttcattttgagaataaagtcataa
- the sh3bgr gene encoding SH3 domain-binding glutamic acid-rich protein isoform X18: MVIKVFLASSSGSTAIKKKQQDVVGFLEALRVEYDPLDIACNEENRMWMRQNVPEEKKPANGIPLPPQIFNEESYCGDYDTFFDAKEDNSVFAFLGLPPPPGSKEAAQADKAHIVTNGNHVEEMNGDLEDTIEVPLEERNGDAHVEEEGEVAEGENADDEAMEEETEGDEAPADEEEAVEETDEVTEVTQAHAEEEEQDEADDDREEEEAEVQEEEEGDLEETQEEEAE; encoded by the exons ATGGTGATCAAAGTTTTCCTCGCCTCTTCATCGGGATCCACCGCG ATCAAAAAGAAGCAGCAAGATGTTGTCGGCTTCCTGGAGGCTCTTAGAGTGGAGTATGATCCACTGGACATCGCCTGCAACGAGGAGAACCGCATGTGGATGAGGCAGAACGTcccagaggagaagaagccagcCAACGGGATCCCCCTGCCTCCTCAGATCTTCAATGAAGAGAGCTACTGTGGG GACTACGACACCTTCTTCGATGCCAAGGAGGACAACTCTGTGTTCGCCTTCCTGGGGCTGCCCCCTCCCCCTGGGTCCAAG GAAGCAGCGCAGGCTGACAAGGCGCACATTGTGACGAACGGGAACCATGTTGAGGAAATGAACGGAGACCTTGAGGACACAATA GAGGTTCCACTGGAGGAGCGTAACGGAGATGCACACgttgaggaggagggggaggtagCGGAAGGAGAGAATGCAGATGATGAAGCcatggaagaggaaacagaaggcGACGAGGCCCCTGCAGAcgaggaggaggcagtggaaGAAACAGATGAGGTTACAGAAGTCACA cagGCTcatgcagaggaagaagaacag GACGAAGCTGATGATGACAGG gaagaagaagaggctgaaGTACAAGAG gaagaagaaggagactTGGAAGAAACACAG gaggaagaggcggagTAG
- the sh3bgr gene encoding SH3 domain-binding glutamic acid-rich protein isoform X27, with protein sequence MVIKVFLASSSGSTAIKKKQQDVVGFLEALRVEYDPLDIACNEENRMWMRQNVPEEKKPANGIPLPPQIFNEESYCGDYDTFFDAKEDNSVFAFLGLPPPPGSKEAAQADKAHIVTNGNHVEEMNGDLEDTIEVPLEERNGDAHVEEEGEVAEGENADDEAMEEETEGDEAPADEEEAVEETDEVTEVTQAHAEEEEQDEADDDREEEGDLEETQEEEAE encoded by the exons ATGGTGATCAAAGTTTTCCTCGCCTCTTCATCGGGATCCACCGCG ATCAAAAAGAAGCAGCAAGATGTTGTCGGCTTCCTGGAGGCTCTTAGAGTGGAGTATGATCCACTGGACATCGCCTGCAACGAGGAGAACCGCATGTGGATGAGGCAGAACGTcccagaggagaagaagccagcCAACGGGATCCCCCTGCCTCCTCAGATCTTCAATGAAGAGAGCTACTGTGGG GACTACGACACCTTCTTCGATGCCAAGGAGGACAACTCTGTGTTCGCCTTCCTGGGGCTGCCCCCTCCCCCTGGGTCCAAG GAAGCAGCGCAGGCTGACAAGGCGCACATTGTGACGAACGGGAACCATGTTGAGGAAATGAACGGAGACCTTGAGGACACAATA GAGGTTCCACTGGAGGAGCGTAACGGAGATGCACACgttgaggaggagggggaggtagCGGAAGGAGAGAATGCAGATGATGAAGCcatggaagaggaaacagaaggcGACGAGGCCCCTGCAGAcgaggaggaggcagtggaaGAAACAGATGAGGTTACAGAAGTCACA cagGCTcatgcagaggaagaagaacag GACGAAGCTGATGATGACAGG gaagaagaaggagactTGGAAGAAACACAG gaggaagaggcggagTAG
- the sh3bgr gene encoding SH3 domain-binding glutamic acid-rich protein isoform X1: MVIKVFLASSSGSTAIKKKQQDVVGFLEALRVEYDPLDIACNEENRMWMRQNVPEEKKPANGIPLPPQIFNEESYCGDYDTFFDAKEDNSVFAFLGLPPPPGSKEAAQADKAHIVTNGNHVEEMNGDLEDTIEVPLEERNGDAHVEEEGEVAEGENADDEAMEEETEGDEAPADEEEAVEETDEVTEVTQAHAEEEEQDEADDDREEEELRQLEVDSCDVFLYQPLAFLSLFCPFSIPHPFPPPCKLFSFILRIKS, from the exons ATGGTGATCAAAGTTTTCCTCGCCTCTTCATCGGGATCCACCGCG ATCAAAAAGAAGCAGCAAGATGTTGTCGGCTTCCTGGAGGCTCTTAGAGTGGAGTATGATCCACTGGACATCGCCTGCAACGAGGAGAACCGCATGTGGATGAGGCAGAACGTcccagaggagaagaagccagcCAACGGGATCCCCCTGCCTCCTCAGATCTTCAATGAAGAGAGCTACTGTGGG GACTACGACACCTTCTTCGATGCCAAGGAGGACAACTCTGTGTTCGCCTTCCTGGGGCTGCCCCCTCCCCCTGGGTCCAAG GAAGCAGCGCAGGCTGACAAGGCGCACATTGTGACGAACGGGAACCATGTTGAGGAAATGAACGGAGACCTTGAGGACACAATA GAGGTTCCACTGGAGGAGCGTAACGGAGATGCACACgttgaggaggagggggaggtagCGGAAGGAGAGAATGCAGATGATGAAGCcatggaagaggaaacagaaggcGACGAGGCCCCTGCAGAcgaggaggaggcagtggaaGAAACAGATGAGGTTACAGAAGTCACA cagGCTcatgcagaggaagaagaacag GACGAAGCTGATGATGACAGG GAGGAAGAAGAACTGCGACAGCTTGAGGTAGATTcctgtgatgtgtttttgtacCAGCCTCTAGCCttcctcagtttgttttgtcctttttcaatCCCCCATCCCTTCCCACCTCCCTGTAAGCTATTCAGCttcattttgagaataaagtcataa
- the sh3bgr gene encoding SH3 domain-binding glutamic acid-rich protein isoform X17, with protein MVIKVFLASSSGSTAIKKKQQDVVGFLEALRVEYDPLDIACNEENRMWMRQNVPEEKKPANGIPLPPQIFNEESYCGDYDTFFDAKEDNSVFAFLGLPPPPGSKEAAQADKAHIVTNGNHVEEMNGDLEDTIEVPLEERNGDAHVEEEGEVAEGENADDEAMEEETEGDEAPADEEEAVEETDEVTEVTQAHAEEEEQEEEELRQLEEEEEAEVQEEEEGDLEETQEEEAE; from the exons ATGGTGATCAAAGTTTTCCTCGCCTCTTCATCGGGATCCACCGCG ATCAAAAAGAAGCAGCAAGATGTTGTCGGCTTCCTGGAGGCTCTTAGAGTGGAGTATGATCCACTGGACATCGCCTGCAACGAGGAGAACCGCATGTGGATGAGGCAGAACGTcccagaggagaagaagccagcCAACGGGATCCCCCTGCCTCCTCAGATCTTCAATGAAGAGAGCTACTGTGGG GACTACGACACCTTCTTCGATGCCAAGGAGGACAACTCTGTGTTCGCCTTCCTGGGGCTGCCCCCTCCCCCTGGGTCCAAG GAAGCAGCGCAGGCTGACAAGGCGCACATTGTGACGAACGGGAACCATGTTGAGGAAATGAACGGAGACCTTGAGGACACAATA GAGGTTCCACTGGAGGAGCGTAACGGAGATGCACACgttgaggaggagggggaggtagCGGAAGGAGAGAATGCAGATGATGAAGCcatggaagaggaaacagaaggcGACGAGGCCCCTGCAGAcgaggaggaggcagtggaaGAAACAGATGAGGTTACAGAAGTCACA cagGCTcatgcagaggaagaagaacag GAGGAAGAAGAACTGCGACAGCTTGAG gaagaagaagaggctgaaGTACAAGAG gaagaagaaggagactTGGAAGAAACACAG gaggaagaggcggagTAG
- the sh3bgr gene encoding SH3 domain-binding glutamic acid-rich protein isoform X25, with protein sequence MVIKVFLASSSGSTAIKKKQQDVVGFLEALRVEYDPLDIACNEENRMWMRQNVPEEKKPANGIPLPPQIFNEESYCGDYDTFFDAKEDNSVFAFLGLPPPPGSKEAAQADKAHIVTNGNHVEEMNGDLEDTIEVPLEERNGDAHVEEEGEVAEGENADDEAMEEETEGDEAPADEEEAVEETDEVTEVTQAHAEEEEQEEEEAEVQEEEEGDLEETQEEEAE encoded by the exons ATGGTGATCAAAGTTTTCCTCGCCTCTTCATCGGGATCCACCGCG ATCAAAAAGAAGCAGCAAGATGTTGTCGGCTTCCTGGAGGCTCTTAGAGTGGAGTATGATCCACTGGACATCGCCTGCAACGAGGAGAACCGCATGTGGATGAGGCAGAACGTcccagaggagaagaagccagcCAACGGGATCCCCCTGCCTCCTCAGATCTTCAATGAAGAGAGCTACTGTGGG GACTACGACACCTTCTTCGATGCCAAGGAGGACAACTCTGTGTTCGCCTTCCTGGGGCTGCCCCCTCCCCCTGGGTCCAAG GAAGCAGCGCAGGCTGACAAGGCGCACATTGTGACGAACGGGAACCATGTTGAGGAAATGAACGGAGACCTTGAGGACACAATA GAGGTTCCACTGGAGGAGCGTAACGGAGATGCACACgttgaggaggagggggaggtagCGGAAGGAGAGAATGCAGATGATGAAGCcatggaagaggaaacagaaggcGACGAGGCCCCTGCAGAcgaggaggaggcagtggaaGAAACAGATGAGGTTACAGAAGTCACA cagGCTcatgcagaggaagaagaacag gaagaagaagaggctgaaGTACAAGAG gaagaagaaggagactTGGAAGAAACACAG gaggaagaggcggagTAG
- the sh3bgr gene encoding SH3 domain-binding glutamic acid-rich protein isoform X2 — protein sequence MVIKVFLASSSGSTAIKKKQQDVVGFLEALRVEYDPLDIACNEENRMWMRQNVPEEKKPANGIPLPPQIFNEESYCGDYDTFFDAKEDNSVFAFLGLPPPPGSKEAAQADKAHIVTNGNHVEEMNGDLEDTIEVPLEERNGDAHVEEEGEVAEGENADDEAMEEETEGDEAPADEEEAVEETDEVTEVTAHAEEEEQDEADDDREEEELRQLEVDSCDVFLYQPLAFLSLFCPFSIPHPFPPPCKLFSFILRIKS from the exons ATGGTGATCAAAGTTTTCCTCGCCTCTTCATCGGGATCCACCGCG ATCAAAAAGAAGCAGCAAGATGTTGTCGGCTTCCTGGAGGCTCTTAGAGTGGAGTATGATCCACTGGACATCGCCTGCAACGAGGAGAACCGCATGTGGATGAGGCAGAACGTcccagaggagaagaagccagcCAACGGGATCCCCCTGCCTCCTCAGATCTTCAATGAAGAGAGCTACTGTGGG GACTACGACACCTTCTTCGATGCCAAGGAGGACAACTCTGTGTTCGCCTTCCTGGGGCTGCCCCCTCCCCCTGGGTCCAAG GAAGCAGCGCAGGCTGACAAGGCGCACATTGTGACGAACGGGAACCATGTTGAGGAAATGAACGGAGACCTTGAGGACACAATA GAGGTTCCACTGGAGGAGCGTAACGGAGATGCACACgttgaggaggagggggaggtagCGGAAGGAGAGAATGCAGATGATGAAGCcatggaagaggaaacagaaggcGACGAGGCCCCTGCAGAcgaggaggaggcagtggaaGAAACAGATGAGGTTACAGAAGTCACA GCTcatgcagaggaagaagaacag GACGAAGCTGATGATGACAGG GAGGAAGAAGAACTGCGACAGCTTGAGGTAGATTcctgtgatgtgtttttgtacCAGCCTCTAGCCttcctcagtttgttttgtcctttttcaatCCCCCATCCCTTCCCACCTCCCTGTAAGCTATTCAGCttcattttgagaataaagtcataa
- the sh3bgr gene encoding SH3 domain-binding glutamic acid-rich protein isoform X8: MVIKVFLASSSGSTAIKKKQQDVVGFLEALRVEYDPLDIACNEENRMWMRQNVPEEKKPANGIPLPPQIFNEESYCGDYDTFFDAKEDNSVFAFLGLPPPPGSKEAAQADKAHIVTNGNHVEEMNGDLEDTIEVPLEERNGDAHVEEEGEVAEGENADDEAMEEETEGDEAPADEEEAVEETDEVTEVTAHAEEEEQEEEELRQLEVDSCDVFLYQPLAFLSLFCPFSIPHPFPPPCKLFSFILRIKS; encoded by the exons ATGGTGATCAAAGTTTTCCTCGCCTCTTCATCGGGATCCACCGCG ATCAAAAAGAAGCAGCAAGATGTTGTCGGCTTCCTGGAGGCTCTTAGAGTGGAGTATGATCCACTGGACATCGCCTGCAACGAGGAGAACCGCATGTGGATGAGGCAGAACGTcccagaggagaagaagccagcCAACGGGATCCCCCTGCCTCCTCAGATCTTCAATGAAGAGAGCTACTGTGGG GACTACGACACCTTCTTCGATGCCAAGGAGGACAACTCTGTGTTCGCCTTCCTGGGGCTGCCCCCTCCCCCTGGGTCCAAG GAAGCAGCGCAGGCTGACAAGGCGCACATTGTGACGAACGGGAACCATGTTGAGGAAATGAACGGAGACCTTGAGGACACAATA GAGGTTCCACTGGAGGAGCGTAACGGAGATGCACACgttgaggaggagggggaggtagCGGAAGGAGAGAATGCAGATGATGAAGCcatggaagaggaaacagaaggcGACGAGGCCCCTGCAGAcgaggaggaggcagtggaaGAAACAGATGAGGTTACAGAAGTCACA GCTcatgcagaggaagaagaacag GAGGAAGAAGAACTGCGACAGCTTGAGGTAGATTcctgtgatgtgtttttgtacCAGCCTCTAGCCttcctcagtttgttttgtcctttttcaatCCCCCATCCCTTCCCACCTCCCTGTAAGCTATTCAGCttcattttgagaataaagtcataa
- the sh3bgr gene encoding SH3 domain-binding glutamic acid-rich protein isoform X11, which translates to MVIKVFLASSSGSTAIKKKQQDVVGFLEALRVEYDPLDIACNEENRMWMRQNVPEEKKPANGIPLPPQIFNEESYCGDYDTFFDAKEDNSVFAFLGLPPPPGSKEAAQADKAHIVTNGNHVEEMNGDLEDTIEVPLEERNGDAHVEEEGEVAEGENADDEAMEEETEGDEAPADEEEAVEETDEVTEVTQAHAEEEEQDEADDDREEEELRQLEEEEEAEVQEEEEGDLEETQEEEAE; encoded by the exons ATGGTGATCAAAGTTTTCCTCGCCTCTTCATCGGGATCCACCGCG ATCAAAAAGAAGCAGCAAGATGTTGTCGGCTTCCTGGAGGCTCTTAGAGTGGAGTATGATCCACTGGACATCGCCTGCAACGAGGAGAACCGCATGTGGATGAGGCAGAACGTcccagaggagaagaagccagcCAACGGGATCCCCCTGCCTCCTCAGATCTTCAATGAAGAGAGCTACTGTGGG GACTACGACACCTTCTTCGATGCCAAGGAGGACAACTCTGTGTTCGCCTTCCTGGGGCTGCCCCCTCCCCCTGGGTCCAAG GAAGCAGCGCAGGCTGACAAGGCGCACATTGTGACGAACGGGAACCATGTTGAGGAAATGAACGGAGACCTTGAGGACACAATA GAGGTTCCACTGGAGGAGCGTAACGGAGATGCACACgttgaggaggagggggaggtagCGGAAGGAGAGAATGCAGATGATGAAGCcatggaagaggaaacagaaggcGACGAGGCCCCTGCAGAcgaggaggaggcagtggaaGAAACAGATGAGGTTACAGAAGTCACA cagGCTcatgcagaggaagaagaacag GACGAAGCTGATGATGACAGG GAGGAAGAAGAACTGCGACAGCTTGAG gaagaagaagaggctgaaGTACAAGAG gaagaagaaggagactTGGAAGAAACACAG gaggaagaggcggagTAG
- the sh3bgr gene encoding SH3 domain-binding glutamic acid-rich protein isoform X14: MVIKVFLASSSGSTAIKKKQQDVVGFLEALRVEYDPLDIACNEENRMWMRQNVPEEKKPANGIPLPPQIFNEESYCGDYDTFFDAKEDNSVFAFLGLPPPPGSKEAAQADKAHIVTNGNHVEEMNGDLEDTIEVPLEERNGDAHVEEEGEVAEGENADDEAMEEETEGDEAPADEEEAVEETDEVTEVTAHAEEEEQDEADDDREEEELRQLEEEEEAEVQEEEEGDLEETQEEEAE, from the exons ATGGTGATCAAAGTTTTCCTCGCCTCTTCATCGGGATCCACCGCG ATCAAAAAGAAGCAGCAAGATGTTGTCGGCTTCCTGGAGGCTCTTAGAGTGGAGTATGATCCACTGGACATCGCCTGCAACGAGGAGAACCGCATGTGGATGAGGCAGAACGTcccagaggagaagaagccagcCAACGGGATCCCCCTGCCTCCTCAGATCTTCAATGAAGAGAGCTACTGTGGG GACTACGACACCTTCTTCGATGCCAAGGAGGACAACTCTGTGTTCGCCTTCCTGGGGCTGCCCCCTCCCCCTGGGTCCAAG GAAGCAGCGCAGGCTGACAAGGCGCACATTGTGACGAACGGGAACCATGTTGAGGAAATGAACGGAGACCTTGAGGACACAATA GAGGTTCCACTGGAGGAGCGTAACGGAGATGCACACgttgaggaggagggggaggtagCGGAAGGAGAGAATGCAGATGATGAAGCcatggaagaggaaacagaaggcGACGAGGCCCCTGCAGAcgaggaggaggcagtggaaGAAACAGATGAGGTTACAGAAGTCACA GCTcatgcagaggaagaa GAACAGGACGAAGCTGATGATGACAGG GAGGAAGAAGAACTGCGACAGCTTGAG gaagaagaagaggctgaaGTACAAGAG gaagaagaaggagactTGGAAGAAACACAG gaggaagaggcggagTAG
- the sh3bgr gene encoding SH3 domain-binding glutamic acid-rich protein isoform X33, whose amino-acid sequence MVIKVFLASSSGSTAIKKKQQDVVGFLEALRVEYDPLDIACNEENRMWMRQNVPEEKKPANGIPLPPQIFNEESYCGDYDTFFDAKEDNSVFAFLGLPPPPGSKEAAQADKAHIVTNGNHVEEMNGDLEDTIEVPLEERNGDAHVEEEGEVAEGENADDEAMEEETEGDEAPADEEEAVEETDEQAHAEEEEQEEEGDLEETQEEEAE is encoded by the exons ATGGTGATCAAAGTTTTCCTCGCCTCTTCATCGGGATCCACCGCG ATCAAAAAGAAGCAGCAAGATGTTGTCGGCTTCCTGGAGGCTCTTAGAGTGGAGTATGATCCACTGGACATCGCCTGCAACGAGGAGAACCGCATGTGGATGAGGCAGAACGTcccagaggagaagaagccagcCAACGGGATCCCCCTGCCTCCTCAGATCTTCAATGAAGAGAGCTACTGTGGG GACTACGACACCTTCTTCGATGCCAAGGAGGACAACTCTGTGTTCGCCTTCCTGGGGCTGCCCCCTCCCCCTGGGTCCAAG GAAGCAGCGCAGGCTGACAAGGCGCACATTGTGACGAACGGGAACCATGTTGAGGAAATGAACGGAGACCTTGAGGACACAATA GAGGTTCCACTGGAGGAGCGTAACGGAGATGCACACgttgaggaggagggggaggtagCGGAAGGAGAGAATGCAGATGATGAAGCcatggaagaggaaacagaaggcGACGAGGCCCCTGCAGAcgaggaggaggcagtggaaGAAACAGATGAG cagGCTcatgcagaggaagaagaacag gaagaagaaggagactTGGAAGAAACACAG gaggaagaggcggagTAG